One genomic window of Azospirillum sp. TSH58 includes the following:
- a CDS encoding diacylglycerol kinase family protein — protein sequence MMAASAAQASRQEGPGRKTAIILNRSAGTLAGQPIDDTVAAIRNAFERHGAEVSLTAVEPADCASEIRKAIDSDAELVIVGGGDGTIHTAVNMILPTGKILGILPLGTMNLLARDLKTPLDLDEAYEALAAGDVSSIDVAEVNGEVYLNSSVLGFYPQVVQEREEKRKRHRLLKWPAMALAMVRTFRRLPLLDVRIDWGDGPRRVRTPILVVSNNPFDGEAGSMLLRRDRLDSGKLGVYVARQRDPWGLLRLMGRTMLGTWQQDEELETLTATQLTVHSRRRRLKMVNDGEILQMEPPLNYRIRHKALKVLMPKAVAEGDKTADGA from the coding sequence ATGATGGCAGCCTCAGCAGCGCAAGCGTCACGTCAGGAGGGACCGGGCCGCAAGACGGCCATCATCCTCAACCGGTCCGCGGGAACGCTGGCCGGCCAGCCGATCGACGACACGGTGGCGGCGATCCGCAACGCCTTCGAGCGGCACGGGGCGGAGGTGTCGCTGACCGCGGTGGAGCCGGCCGACTGCGCGTCGGAAATCCGCAAGGCGATCGACTCCGACGCGGAGCTGGTCATCGTGGGCGGCGGCGACGGGACCATCCACACCGCGGTCAACATGATCCTGCCCACCGGCAAGATCCTGGGCATCCTGCCGCTCGGCACGATGAACCTGCTGGCGCGCGACCTGAAGACGCCGCTGGACCTCGACGAGGCGTACGAGGCCCTGGCCGCCGGCGATGTGAGCAGCATCGACGTGGCGGAGGTGAACGGCGAGGTCTACCTGAACAGCTCCGTCCTCGGCTTCTACCCCCAGGTGGTGCAGGAGCGCGAGGAGAAGCGCAAGCGGCACCGCCTGCTGAAATGGCCGGCGATGGCGCTCGCCATGGTCCGCACCTTCCGCCGCCTGCCCCTGCTTGACGTGCGGATCGACTGGGGCGACGGGCCGCGCCGGGTGCGCACCCCGATTCTCGTCGTCTCCAACAACCCCTTCGATGGCGAGGCGGGCAGCATGCTCCTGCGCCGCGACCGGCTCGATTCCGGCAAGCTCGGCGTCTATGTGGCGCGGCAGCGCGACCCCTGGGGGCTTCTGCGGCTGATGGGGCGCACCATGCTCGGAACCTGGCAGCAGGATGAGGAGTTGGAAACGCTGACGGCCACGCAACTGACGGTGCACAGCCGGCGCCGCCGGCTGAAGATGGTCAACGACGGCGAAATCCTGCAGATGGAGCCGCCGCTGAACTACCGCATCCGTCACAAGGCGCTGAAGGTCCTGATGCCCAAGGCGGTCGCCGAAGGGGATAAAACGGCGGACGGCGCGTGA
- a CDS encoding metallophosphoesterase, whose translation MKKLAHISDLHFGRIDPLVVHGLLADLTAARPDLIVISGDLVQRAKARHFLEARAFLEKLPFPYLVVPGNHDIPVYNVVRRFLDPFGNYKRYITTDLSPFHIDSEIAVLGINTARSVITDFSEGRMNKAQIKRVREVFCEVPDTVFKVLFTHHPFLPPPDAPKTKLVGRHKLALPALESCGVDLLLAGHLHRAYSGDIMTHHTQVARSILVAQASTATSTRLRNEANAYNLIAIEPPHVTFEVRSWEGAAFTGGLVSQWRKDGHRWVMEMQDSGFRPVSGAA comes from the coding sequence GTGAAGAAGCTTGCCCACATCTCGGACCTGCATTTCGGGCGGATCGACCCGCTGGTGGTCCACGGCCTGCTGGCCGACCTGACGGCGGCGCGGCCCGACCTGATCGTCATCTCCGGCGATCTGGTCCAGCGCGCCAAGGCCCGCCATTTCCTGGAGGCGCGGGCCTTCCTGGAGAAGCTGCCCTTCCCCTATCTGGTCGTGCCGGGCAACCACGACATCCCGGTCTACAATGTGGTGCGCCGCTTCCTCGATCCGTTCGGCAACTACAAGCGCTACATCACCACCGACCTCAGCCCCTTCCACATCGATTCGGAAATCGCCGTGCTGGGGATCAACACGGCGCGCTCGGTCATCACGGATTTTTCCGAAGGGCGCATGAACAAGGCCCAGATCAAGCGCGTGCGCGAGGTGTTCTGCGAGGTGCCCGACACCGTCTTCAAGGTGCTGTTCACCCATCACCCCTTCCTGCCGCCGCCGGACGCGCCGAAGACCAAGCTGGTCGGGCGGCACAAGCTGGCCCTGCCGGCGCTGGAAAGCTGCGGGGTGGACCTGCTGCTGGCCGGGCACCTGCACCGCGCCTATTCGGGCGACATCATGACCCACCACACCCAGGTTGCCCGTTCCATCCTGGTCGCCCAGGCCTCCACCGCGACCTCCACGCGGCTGCGCAACGAGGCCAACGCCTACAACCTCATCGCCATCGAACCGCCGCACGTCACCTTCGAGGTACGGTCCTGGGAGGGGGCGGCCTTCACCGGCGGTCTCGTCTCGCAATGGCGCAAGGACGGCCACCGCTGGGTCATGGAGATGCAG